ACGATTATTTTGGTCTTCTCGTTTAGCCTGATATGTCTTCCGGATTTCAGAAGTTCTATATCTCTGATCTTGAAATCTTTTTGGTGTTCAAACAGGTCTTTTAACCTTTTTGAAAACATCGGATCAGTCAGAAGACATCCTCCGGCAGGGGTTGAGTAGTTCGTTATCCCGTACTTTTTGGCCATTTCCATCTGCCGCTTTCGGCCTCTTCCCTGGATGTCAAAGAGACTCTCCCGATTAACTTTTCCTTCAGTTTCCGGTATCGTTTCGGGCAGGAGGTTTGCGCTAAGTGGCCGCAGGACGTAGCCATTATATCCTGAGTTTTTTGCTACCACATGAAGTGATTGTTTGCCCTGTGACATTGGACGCTGTCCCAGCACTTCTCCTGTAATCAGGAAATCTGCCCCCAACTCTTCCATTTTCTCTCCAGCTATTTTAAGCATAAGGGCATGGCAGTCTATGCAGGGATTCATATTTCGTCCGTATCCGTACTTCGGCGCCTTGAGCATGGCAAGATGTTCTTCTGTGATGTCTATTGGAAGCAGGGGAAGACCGATCATCTTTGATGCTTCTATCGATTTTTTGGCACCAAAAAAGGGGGTTACGAAGGTTATACCCAGCAGAACATCTATGTCCTGTTCCTGTATAACCTTTACGGCAAGTATGCTGTCTAAACCCCCTGAAAAAAGTGCTATCGCTTTTACTTTCAATATTTAATTAAATTCACCCCCCATTTTTTATGAAGCAATCCATTAATTTCATCGTCTACGTCAAAATCTGCAAAGTGGTAAGTGGTGTTTTTGTCTATCCTTACCTTTATGGCGTGAAGGTAGATAATCGCCCGTGGGTTATCTGCCTTTTCGGGAATTAAAAACTCGAAATTGCCGGCAGAGAAGGGAATATCCATAGCATAGAGAACCTTTTGAACAACCTCCTTTTTTTGTTCTCTTTCTGATATGAAGATGATTTTGGTACCCCTCTTTTTGAATATGTTTATGAATTGCTCGGGCATTTTTTTAAAATTAATGATGACACACTTCCCTTCAGACCTTATTAGCAGATCAGCCTTTACTGACAGGTTGAAGCCATCCTTGGTCGAGTTAAATACCTTGACCTCAGTATTTTTTGTGGGTGTGTATCCTAAAGTTGTGAGTAAGGAGACTGCAAGTTCCCTGTTTGTGCTGGAGTTTATTGTGGGCAAGTCGGTGAGGGGGTAATTCTCATCTGTGGCACTTGCAACCCCGGAGTTTGCTATGACCTCTGTGATTGTCAGCCCGTTTTTTTCGGCGTATTTTTTTATCGGTCGTGGCAGCAGGCGTGAGCTGTCTCCGACGAGGTTCAATCCATGAAGATGCGGTTTTCTGCCAGAGGTTATTTTTTCTGACACAAGCCAGTCAAGTAATATCTTAATC
The window above is part of the Syntrophales bacterium genome. Proteins encoded here:
- a CDS encoding tRNA 4-thiouridine(8) synthase ThiI yields the protein MKVKAIALFSGGLDSILAVKVIQEQDIDVLLGITFVTPFFGAKKSIEASKMIGLPLLPIDITEEHLAMLKAPKYGYGRNMNPCIDCHALMLKIAGEKMEELGADFLITGEVLGQRPMSQGKQSLHVVAKNSGYNGYVLRPLSANLLPETIPETEGKVNRESLFDIQGRGRKRQMEMAKKYGITNYSTPAGGCLLTDPMFSKRLKDLFEHQKDFKIRDIELLKSGRHIRLNEKTKIIVGRNKKDNAHIQGLSQDEDTIITMKDFPGPTVLIPYGCDDTALNRAAAICALYSDAPDDEEVTAISKTGTTDRSISTTAAKREDIKDLII